The Pempheris klunzingeri isolate RE-2024b chromosome 1, fPemKlu1.hap1, whole genome shotgun sequence genome includes a region encoding these proteins:
- the LOC139204550 gene encoding ubiquitin-conjugating enzyme E2 Q2 translates to MDYILLNFSYKDNFPFDPPFVRVVSPVLSGGYVLGGGALCMELLTKQGWSSAYSIESVIMQINATLVKGKARVQFGANKNQYNLARAQQSYKSLVQIHEKNGWYTPPKEDG, encoded by the exons atGGATTACATTTTACTAAACTTCTCCTATAAA GATAATTTCCCCTTTGATCCACCGTTTGTCCGGGTGGTGTCGCCTGTGCTCTCTGGAGG TTATGTCCTCGGAGGAGGAGCTCTGTGCATGGAGCTTCTCACTAAACAG GGCTGGAGCAGTGCCTATTCCATTGAGTCTGTCATCATGCAGATCAATGCCACTTTAGTCAAAGGAAAAGCCAGAGTGCAGTTTGGAGCCAATAAA AACCAGTACAATCTTGCCAGAGCACAGCAGTCCTACAAATCCCTGGTTCAGATCCACGAAAAAAACG GCTGGTACACACCCCCGAAGGAGGATGGCTAA